The following are encoded in a window of Conger conger chromosome 19, fConCon1.1, whole genome shotgun sequence genomic DNA:
- the tnnt2c gene encoding troponin T2c, cardiac isoform X16: MSDTEEVVEEYQEEEEEEVEEEAEEQCVEEEEAEEEEQEEEEVEHAPEMSQEEEETEGLQGEEEEEEEEEEGEGEKEEKEVVEDPKPKPKLYMPNITPPKLPDGEKVDFDERRRADRAEQQRERAERDRERQNRLAEEKLRREEEAARLRSEDEARKKAVYNNKSFGGYLQKVEKKTGKKLTEREKKTKILMERRKPLNVEHLNHDKLAEKAQDLWRQAHQLYAEKFELTERLKRQRYDIYVLRNRVTDHQRGSKVSKTARTAKGKSGSWK, encoded by the exons aggaagaggaggaggtggaggaggaggcagaAGAGCAGTgtgtagaggaggaggaggccgaggaagaggagcaggaggaggaagaagtcGAACACGCACCGGAGATGAGCCAGGAGGaagaagagacagagggattacagggagaggaggaggaggaggaggaggaggaggaaggggagggcgAGAAGGAGGAaaaggaggtggtggaggaccCCAAACCCAAGCCCAAGCTGTACATGCCCAACATCACCCCGCCGAAGCTCCCGGACGGCGAGAAGGTCGACTTTGA CGAGCGTCGCCGTGCCGACCGCGCGGAGCAGCAGCGCGAGCGCGCCGAGCGCGACCGCGAGCGCCAGAACCGCCTGGCCGAGGAGAAGCTCCGGCGCGAGGAGGAGGCGGCCCGGCTGCGCTCCGAGGACGAGGCGCGCAAAAAGGCCGTCTACAACAACAAGTCGTTCGGCGGCTACCTGCAGAAAGTGGAGAAGAAGACGGGTAAGAAGTTGACGGAGCGCGAGAAGAAGACCAAGATCCTGATGGAGCGCCGGAAGCCGCTCAACGTGGAGCACCTCAACCACGACAAGCTGGCCGAGAAGGCGCAGGACCTGTGGCGGCAGGCGCACCAGCTCTACGCCGAGAAGTTCGAGCTGACCGAGCGGCTCAAGAGGCAGCGCTACGACATCTACGTGCTGCGCAACCGCGTCACTGACCATCAGCGCGGCTCCAAGGTCTCCAAGACGGCGCGGACCGCCAAGGGCAAGTCGGGCTCGTGGAAGTGA
- the tnnt2c gene encoding troponin T2c, cardiac isoform X22 — MSDTEEVVEEYQEEEEEEEKEVVEDPKPKPKLYMPNITPPKLPDGEKVDFDDLHRKRLEKDFNDLQSLIELHFTNRQKEEEELVELRARIERRRADRAEQQRERAERDRERQNRLAEEKLRREEEAARLRSEDEARKKAVYNNKSFGGYLQKVEKKTGKKLTEREKKTKILMERRKPLNVEHLNHDKLAEKAQDLWRQAHQLYAEKFELTERLKRQRYDIYVLRNRVTDHQRGSKVSKTARTAKGKSGSWK, encoded by the exons aggaagaggaggag GAaaaggaggtggtggaggaccCCAAACCCAAGCCCAAGCTGTACATGCCCAACATCACCCCGCCGAAGCTCCCGGACGGCGAGAAGGTCGACTTTGACGACCTCCACCGCAAGCGCCTGGAGAAGGACTTCAACGACCTGCAGAGCCTGATCGAGCTGCACTTCACCAACCggcagaaggaggaggaggagctggtggAGCTGCGCGCCCGCATCGAGCGTCGCCGTGCCGACCGCGCGGAGCAGCAGCGCGAGCGCGCCGAGCGCGACCGCGAGCGCCAGAACCGCCTGGCCGAGGAGAAGCTCCGGCGCGAGGAGGAGGCGGCCCGGCTGCGCTCCGAGGACGAGGCGCGCAAAAAGGCCGTCTACAACAACAAGTCGTTCGGCGGCTACCTGCAGAAAGTGGAGAAGAAGACGGGTAAGAAGTTGACGGAGCGCGAGAAGAAGACCAAGATCCTGATGGAGCGCCGGAAGCCGCTCAACGTGGAGCACCTCAACCACGACAAGCTGGCCGAGAAGGCGCAGGACCTGTGGCGGCAGGCGCACCAGCTCTACGCCGAGAAGTTCGAGCTGACCGAGCGGCTCAAGAGGCAGCGCTACGACATCTACGTGCTGCGCAACCGCGTCACTGACCATCAGCGCGGCTCCAAGGTCTCCAAGACGGCGCGGACCGCCAAGGGCAAGTCGGGCTCGTGGAAGTGA
- the tnnt2c gene encoding troponin T2c, cardiac isoform X12 gives MSDTEEVVEEYQEEEEEEVEEEAEEQCVEEEEAEEEEQEEEEEKEVVEDPKPKPKLYMPNITPPKLPDGEKVDFDDLHRKRLEKDFNDLQSLIELHFTNRQKEEEELVELRARIERRRADRAEQQRERAERDRERQNRLAEEKLRREEEAARLRSEDEARKKAVYNNKSFGGYLQKVEKKTGKKLTEREKKTKILMERRKPLNVEHLNHDKLAEKAQDLWRQAHQLYAEKFELTERLKRQRYDIYVLRNRVTDHQRGSKVSKTARTAKGKSGSWK, from the exons aggaagaggaggaggtggaggaggaggcagaAGAGCAGTgtgtagaggaggaggaggccgaggaagaggagcaggaggaggaagaa GAaaaggaggtggtggaggaccCCAAACCCAAGCCCAAGCTGTACATGCCCAACATCACCCCGCCGAAGCTCCCGGACGGCGAGAAGGTCGACTTTGACGACCTCCACCGCAAGCGCCTGGAGAAGGACTTCAACGACCTGCAGAGCCTGATCGAGCTGCACTTCACCAACCggcagaaggaggaggaggagctggtggAGCTGCGCGCCCGCATCGAGCGTCGCCGTGCCGACCGCGCGGAGCAGCAGCGCGAGCGCGCCGAGCGCGACCGCGAGCGCCAGAACCGCCTGGCCGAGGAGAAGCTCCGGCGCGAGGAGGAGGCGGCCCGGCTGCGCTCCGAGGACGAGGCGCGCAAAAAGGCCGTCTACAACAACAAGTCGTTCGGCGGCTACCTGCAGAAAGTGGAGAAGAAGACGGGTAAGAAGTTGACGGAGCGCGAGAAGAAGACCAAGATCCTGATGGAGCGCCGGAAGCCGCTCAACGTGGAGCACCTCAACCACGACAAGCTGGCCGAGAAGGCGCAGGACCTGTGGCGGCAGGCGCACCAGCTCTACGCCGAGAAGTTCGAGCTGACCGAGCGGCTCAAGAGGCAGCGCTACGACATCTACGTGCTGCGCAACCGCGTCACTGACCATCAGCGCGGCTCCAAGGTCTCCAAGACGGCGCGGACCGCCAAGGGCAAGTCGGGCTCGTGGAAGTGA
- the tnnt2c gene encoding troponin T2c, cardiac isoform X24, translated as MSDTEEVVEEYQEEEEEEEVVEDPKPKPKLYMPNITPPKLPDGEKVDFDDLHRKRLEKDFNDLQSLIELHFTNRQKEEEELVELRARIERRRADRAEQQRERAERDRERQNRLAEEKLRREEEAARLRSEDEARKKAVYNNKSFGGYLQKVEKKTGKKLTEREKKTKILMERRKPLNVEHLNHDKLAEKAQDLWRQAHQLYAEKFELTERLKRQRYDIYVLRNRVTDHQRGSKVSKTARTAKGKSGSWK; from the exons aggaagaggaggag gaggtggtggaggaccCCAAACCCAAGCCCAAGCTGTACATGCCCAACATCACCCCGCCGAAGCTCCCGGACGGCGAGAAGGTCGACTTTGACGACCTCCACCGCAAGCGCCTGGAGAAGGACTTCAACGACCTGCAGAGCCTGATCGAGCTGCACTTCACCAACCggcagaaggaggaggaggagctggtggAGCTGCGCGCCCGCATCGAGCGTCGCCGTGCCGACCGCGCGGAGCAGCAGCGCGAGCGCGCCGAGCGCGACCGCGAGCGCCAGAACCGCCTGGCCGAGGAGAAGCTCCGGCGCGAGGAGGAGGCGGCCCGGCTGCGCTCCGAGGACGAGGCGCGCAAAAAGGCCGTCTACAACAACAAGTCGTTCGGCGGCTACCTGCAGAAAGTGGAGAAGAAGACGGGTAAGAAGTTGACGGAGCGCGAGAAGAAGACCAAGATCCTGATGGAGCGCCGGAAGCCGCTCAACGTGGAGCACCTCAACCACGACAAGCTGGCCGAGAAGGCGCAGGACCTGTGGCGGCAGGCGCACCAGCTCTACGCCGAGAAGTTCGAGCTGACCGAGCGGCTCAAGAGGCAGCGCTACGACATCTACGTGCTGCGCAACCGCGTCACTGACCATCAGCGCGGCTCCAAGGTCTCCAAGACGGCGCGGACCGCCAAGGGCAAGTCGGGCTCGTGGAAGTGA
- the tnnt2c gene encoding troponin T2c, cardiac isoform X11 produces MSDTEEVVEEYQEEEEEEVEEEAEEQCVEEEEAEEEEQEEEEEEEEEEGEGEKEEKEVVEDPKPKPKLYMPNITPPKLPDGEKVDFDDLHRKRLEKDFNDLQSLIELHFTNRQKEEEELVELRARIERRRADRAEQQRERAERDRERQNRLAEEKLRREEEAARLRSEDEARKKAVYNNKSFGGYLQKVEKKTGKKLTEREKKTKILMERRKPLNVEHLNHDKLAEKAQDLWRQAHQLYAEKFELTERLKRQRYDIYVLRNRVTDHQRGSKVSKTARTAKGKSGSWK; encoded by the exons aggaagaggaggaggtggaggaggaggcagaAGAGCAGTgtgtagaggaggaggaggccgaggaagaggagcaggaggaggaagaa gaggaggaggaggaggaaggggagggcgAGAAGGAGGAaaaggaggtggtggaggaccCCAAACCCAAGCCCAAGCTGTACATGCCCAACATCACCCCGCCGAAGCTCCCGGACGGCGAGAAGGTCGACTTTGACGACCTCCACCGCAAGCGCCTGGAGAAGGACTTCAACGACCTGCAGAGCCTGATCGAGCTGCACTTCACCAACCggcagaaggaggaggaggagctggtggAGCTGCGCGCCCGCATCGAGCGTCGCCGTGCCGACCGCGCGGAGCAGCAGCGCGAGCGCGCCGAGCGCGACCGCGAGCGCCAGAACCGCCTGGCCGAGGAGAAGCTCCGGCGCGAGGAGGAGGCGGCCCGGCTGCGCTCCGAGGACGAGGCGCGCAAAAAGGCCGTCTACAACAACAAGTCGTTCGGCGGCTACCTGCAGAAAGTGGAGAAGAAGACGGGTAAGAAGTTGACGGAGCGCGAGAAGAAGACCAAGATCCTGATGGAGCGCCGGAAGCCGCTCAACGTGGAGCACCTCAACCACGACAAGCTGGCCGAGAAGGCGCAGGACCTGTGGCGGCAGGCGCACCAGCTCTACGCCGAGAAGTTCGAGCTGACCGAGCGGCTCAAGAGGCAGCGCTACGACATCTACGTGCTGCGCAACCGCGTCACTGACCATCAGCGCGGCTCCAAGGTCTCCAAGACGGCGCGGACCGCCAAGGGCAAGTCGGGCTCGTGGAAGTGA
- the tnnt2c gene encoding troponin T2c, cardiac isoform X19 gives MSDTEEVVEEYQEEEEEEEEEEEEGEGEKEEKEVVEDPKPKPKLYMPNITPPKLPDGEKVDFDDLHRKRLEKDFNDLQSLIELHFTNRQKEEEELVELRARIERRRADRAEQQRERAERDRERQNRLAEEKLRREEEAARLRSEDEARKKAVYNNKSFGGYLQKVEKKTGKKLTEREKKTKILMERRKPLNVEHLNHDKLAEKAQDLWRQAHQLYAEKFELTERLKRQRYDIYVLRNRVTDHQRGSKVSKTARTAKGKSGSWK, from the exons aggaagaggaggag gaggaggaggaggaggaaggggagggcgAGAAGGAGGAaaaggaggtggtggaggaccCCAAACCCAAGCCCAAGCTGTACATGCCCAACATCACCCCGCCGAAGCTCCCGGACGGCGAGAAGGTCGACTTTGACGACCTCCACCGCAAGCGCCTGGAGAAGGACTTCAACGACCTGCAGAGCCTGATCGAGCTGCACTTCACCAACCggcagaaggaggaggaggagctggtggAGCTGCGCGCCCGCATCGAGCGTCGCCGTGCCGACCGCGCGGAGCAGCAGCGCGAGCGCGCCGAGCGCGACCGCGAGCGCCAGAACCGCCTGGCCGAGGAGAAGCTCCGGCGCGAGGAGGAGGCGGCCCGGCTGCGCTCCGAGGACGAGGCGCGCAAAAAGGCCGTCTACAACAACAAGTCGTTCGGCGGCTACCTGCAGAAAGTGGAGAAGAAGACGGGTAAGAAGTTGACGGAGCGCGAGAAGAAGACCAAGATCCTGATGGAGCGCCGGAAGCCGCTCAACGTGGAGCACCTCAACCACGACAAGCTGGCCGAGAAGGCGCAGGACCTGTGGCGGCAGGCGCACCAGCTCTACGCCGAGAAGTTCGAGCTGACCGAGCGGCTCAAGAGGCAGCGCTACGACATCTACGTGCTGCGCAACCGCGTCACTGACCATCAGCGCGGCTCCAAGGTCTCCAAGACGGCGCGGACCGCCAAGGGCAAGTCGGGCTCGTGGAAGTGA
- the tnnt2c gene encoding troponin T2c, cardiac isoform X3 gives MSDTEEVVEEYQEEEEEEEAEEEEQEEEEVEHAPEMSQEEEETEGLQGEEEEEEEEEEGEGEKEEKEVVEDPKPKPKLYMPNITPPKLPDGEKVDFDDLHRKRLEKDFNDLQSLIELHFTNRQKEEEELVELRARIERRRADRAEQQRERAERDRERQNRLAEEKLRREEEAARLRSEDEARKKAVYNNKSFGGYLQKVEKKTGKKLTEREKKTKILMERRKPLNVEHLNHDKLAEKAQDLWRQAHQLYAEKFELTERLKRQRYDIYVLRNRVTDHQRGSKVSKTARTAKGKSGSWK, from the exons aggaagaggaggag gaggccgaggaagaggagcaggaggaggaagaagtcGAACACGCACCGGAGATGAGCCAGGAGGaagaagagacagagggattacagggagaggaggaggaggaggaggaggaggaggaaggggagggcgAGAAGGAGGAaaaggaggtggtggaggaccCCAAACCCAAGCCCAAGCTGTACATGCCCAACATCACCCCGCCGAAGCTCCCGGACGGCGAGAAGGTCGACTTTGACGACCTCCACCGCAAGCGCCTGGAGAAGGACTTCAACGACCTGCAGAGCCTGATCGAGCTGCACTTCACCAACCggcagaaggaggaggaggagctggtggAGCTGCGCGCCCGCATCGAGCGTCGCCGTGCCGACCGCGCGGAGCAGCAGCGCGAGCGCGCCGAGCGCGACCGCGAGCGCCAGAACCGCCTGGCCGAGGAGAAGCTCCGGCGCGAGGAGGAGGCGGCCCGGCTGCGCTCCGAGGACGAGGCGCGCAAAAAGGCCGTCTACAACAACAAGTCGTTCGGCGGCTACCTGCAGAAAGTGGAGAAGAAGACGGGTAAGAAGTTGACGGAGCGCGAGAAGAAGACCAAGATCCTGATGGAGCGCCGGAAGCCGCTCAACGTGGAGCACCTCAACCACGACAAGCTGGCCGAGAAGGCGCAGGACCTGTGGCGGCAGGCGCACCAGCTCTACGCCGAGAAGTTCGAGCTGACCGAGCGGCTCAAGAGGCAGCGCTACGACATCTACGTGCTGCGCAACCGCGTCACTGACCATCAGCGCGGCTCCAAGGTCTCCAAGACGGCGCGGACCGCCAAGGGCAAGTCGGGCTCGTGGAAGTGA
- the tnnt2c gene encoding troponin T2c, cardiac isoform X15 has protein sequence MSDTEEVVEEYQEEEEEEVEEEAEEQCVEEEEAEEEEQEEEEVVEDPKPKPKLYMPNITPPKLPDGEKVDFDDLHRKRLEKDFNDLQSLIELHFTNRQKEEEELVELRARIERRRADRAEQQRERAERDRERQNRLAEEKLRREEEAARLRSEDEARKKAVYNNKSFGGYLQKVEKKTGKKLTEREKKTKILMERRKPLNVEHLNHDKLAEKAQDLWRQAHQLYAEKFELTERLKRQRYDIYVLRNRVTDHQRGSKVSKTARTAKGKSGSWK, from the exons aggaagaggaggaggtggaggaggaggcagaAGAGCAGTgtgtagaggaggaggaggccgaggaagaggagcaggaggaggaagaa gtggtggaggaccCCAAACCCAAGCCCAAGCTGTACATGCCCAACATCACCCCGCCGAAGCTCCCGGACGGCGAGAAGGTCGACTTTGACGACCTCCACCGCAAGCGCCTGGAGAAGGACTTCAACGACCTGCAGAGCCTGATCGAGCTGCACTTCACCAACCggcagaaggaggaggaggagctggtggAGCTGCGCGCCCGCATCGAGCGTCGCCGTGCCGACCGCGCGGAGCAGCAGCGCGAGCGCGCCGAGCGCGACCGCGAGCGCCAGAACCGCCTGGCCGAGGAGAAGCTCCGGCGCGAGGAGGAGGCGGCCCGGCTGCGCTCCGAGGACGAGGCGCGCAAAAAGGCCGTCTACAACAACAAGTCGTTCGGCGGCTACCTGCAGAAAGTGGAGAAGAAGACGGGTAAGAAGTTGACGGAGCGCGAGAAGAAGACCAAGATCCTGATGGAGCGCCGGAAGCCGCTCAACGTGGAGCACCTCAACCACGACAAGCTGGCCGAGAAGGCGCAGGACCTGTGGCGGCAGGCGCACCAGCTCTACGCCGAGAAGTTCGAGCTGACCGAGCGGCTCAAGAGGCAGCGCTACGACATCTACGTGCTGCGCAACCGCGTCACTGACCATCAGCGCGGCTCCAAGGTCTCCAAGACGGCGCGGACCGCCAAGGGCAAGTCGGGCTCGTGGAAGTGA
- the tnnt2c gene encoding troponin T2c, cardiac isoform X13: protein MSDTEEVVEEYQEEEEEEVEEEAEEQCEEEEEEEEGEGEKEEKEVVEDPKPKPKLYMPNITPPKLPDGEKVDFDDLHRKRLEKDFNDLQSLIELHFTNRQKEEEELVELRARIERRRADRAEQQRERAERDRERQNRLAEEKLRREEEAARLRSEDEARKKAVYNNKSFGGYLQKVEKKTGKKLTEREKKTKILMERRKPLNVEHLNHDKLAEKAQDLWRQAHQLYAEKFELTERLKRQRYDIYVLRNRVTDHQRGSKVSKTARTAKGKSGSWK from the exons aggaagaggaggaggtggaggaggaggcagaAGAGCAGTgt gaggaggaggaggaggaggaggaaggggagggcgAGAAGGAGGAaaaggaggtggtggaggaccCCAAACCCAAGCCCAAGCTGTACATGCCCAACATCACCCCGCCGAAGCTCCCGGACGGCGAGAAGGTCGACTTTGACGACCTCCACCGCAAGCGCCTGGAGAAGGACTTCAACGACCTGCAGAGCCTGATCGAGCTGCACTTCACCAACCggcagaaggaggaggaggagctggtggAGCTGCGCGCCCGCATCGAGCGTCGCCGTGCCGACCGCGCGGAGCAGCAGCGCGAGCGCGCCGAGCGCGACCGCGAGCGCCAGAACCGCCTGGCCGAGGAGAAGCTCCGGCGCGAGGAGGAGGCGGCCCGGCTGCGCTCCGAGGACGAGGCGCGCAAAAAGGCCGTCTACAACAACAAGTCGTTCGGCGGCTACCTGCAGAAAGTGGAGAAGAAGACGGGTAAGAAGTTGACGGAGCGCGAGAAGAAGACCAAGATCCTGATGGAGCGCCGGAAGCCGCTCAACGTGGAGCACCTCAACCACGACAAGCTGGCCGAGAAGGCGCAGGACCTGTGGCGGCAGGCGCACCAGCTCTACGCCGAGAAGTTCGAGCTGACCGAGCGGCTCAAGAGGCAGCGCTACGACATCTACGTGCTGCGCAACCGCGTCACTGACCATCAGCGCGGCTCCAAGGTCTCCAAGACGGCGCGGACCGCCAAGGGCAAGTCGGGCTCGTGGAAGTGA
- the tnnt2c gene encoding troponin T2c, cardiac isoform X18: MSDTEEVVEEYQEEEEEEEEEEEEEEGEGEKEEKEVVEDPKPKPKLYMPNITPPKLPDGEKVDFDDLHRKRLEKDFNDLQSLIELHFTNRQKEEEELVELRARIERRRADRAEQQRERAERDRERQNRLAEEKLRREEEAARLRSEDEARKKAVYNNKSFGGYLQKVEKKTGKKLTEREKKTKILMERRKPLNVEHLNHDKLAEKAQDLWRQAHQLYAEKFELTERLKRQRYDIYVLRNRVTDHQRGSKVSKTARTAKGKSGSWK; the protein is encoded by the exons aggaagaggaggag gaggaggaggaggaggaggaggaaggggagggcgAGAAGGAGGAaaaggaggtggtggaggaccCCAAACCCAAGCCCAAGCTGTACATGCCCAACATCACCCCGCCGAAGCTCCCGGACGGCGAGAAGGTCGACTTTGACGACCTCCACCGCAAGCGCCTGGAGAAGGACTTCAACGACCTGCAGAGCCTGATCGAGCTGCACTTCACCAACCggcagaaggaggaggaggagctggtggAGCTGCGCGCCCGCATCGAGCGTCGCCGTGCCGACCGCGCGGAGCAGCAGCGCGAGCGCGCCGAGCGCGACCGCGAGCGCCAGAACCGCCTGGCCGAGGAGAAGCTCCGGCGCGAGGAGGAGGCGGCCCGGCTGCGCTCCGAGGACGAGGCGCGCAAAAAGGCCGTCTACAACAACAAGTCGTTCGGCGGCTACCTGCAGAAAGTGGAGAAGAAGACGGGTAAGAAGTTGACGGAGCGCGAGAAGAAGACCAAGATCCTGATGGAGCGCCGGAAGCCGCTCAACGTGGAGCACCTCAACCACGACAAGCTGGCCGAGAAGGCGCAGGACCTGTGGCGGCAGGCGCACCAGCTCTACGCCGAGAAGTTCGAGCTGACCGAGCGGCTCAAGAGGCAGCGCTACGACATCTACGTGCTGCGCAACCGCGTCACTGACCATCAGCGCGGCTCCAAGGTCTCCAAGACGGCGCGGACCGCCAAGGGCAAGTCGGGCTCGTGGAAGTGA
- the tnnt2c gene encoding troponin T2c, cardiac isoform X21 encodes MSDTEEVVEEYQEEEEEEEEKEVVEDPKPKPKLYMPNITPPKLPDGEKVDFDDLHRKRLEKDFNDLQSLIELHFTNRQKEEEELVELRARIERRRADRAEQQRERAERDRERQNRLAEEKLRREEEAARLRSEDEARKKAVYNNKSFGGYLQKVEKKTGKKLTEREKKTKILMERRKPLNVEHLNHDKLAEKAQDLWRQAHQLYAEKFELTERLKRQRYDIYVLRNRVTDHQRGSKVSKTARTAKGKSGSWK; translated from the exons aggaagaggaggag GAGGAaaaggaggtggtggaggaccCCAAACCCAAGCCCAAGCTGTACATGCCCAACATCACCCCGCCGAAGCTCCCGGACGGCGAGAAGGTCGACTTTGACGACCTCCACCGCAAGCGCCTGGAGAAGGACTTCAACGACCTGCAGAGCCTGATCGAGCTGCACTTCACCAACCggcagaaggaggaggaggagctggtggAGCTGCGCGCCCGCATCGAGCGTCGCCGTGCCGACCGCGCGGAGCAGCAGCGCGAGCGCGCCGAGCGCGACCGCGAGCGCCAGAACCGCCTGGCCGAGGAGAAGCTCCGGCGCGAGGAGGAGGCGGCCCGGCTGCGCTCCGAGGACGAGGCGCGCAAAAAGGCCGTCTACAACAACAAGTCGTTCGGCGGCTACCTGCAGAAAGTGGAGAAGAAGACGGGTAAGAAGTTGACGGAGCGCGAGAAGAAGACCAAGATCCTGATGGAGCGCCGGAAGCCGCTCAACGTGGAGCACCTCAACCACGACAAGCTGGCCGAGAAGGCGCAGGACCTGTGGCGGCAGGCGCACCAGCTCTACGCCGAGAAGTTCGAGCTGACCGAGCGGCTCAAGAGGCAGCGCTACGACATCTACGTGCTGCGCAACCGCGTCACTGACCATCAGCGCGGCTCCAAGGTCTCCAAGACGGCGCGGACCGCCAAGGGCAAGTCGGGCTCGTGGAAGTGA
- the tnnt2c gene encoding troponin T2c, cardiac isoform X9 has protein sequence MSDTEEVEEEAEEEEQEEEEVEHAPEMSQEEEETEGLQGEEEEEEEEEEGEGEKEEKEVVEDPKPKPKLYMPNITPPKLPDGEKVDFDDLHRKRLEKDFNDLQSLIELHFTNRQKEEEELVELRARIERRRADRAEQQRERAERDRERQNRLAEEKLRREEEAARLRSEDEARKKAVYNNKSFGGYLQKVEKKTGKKLTEREKKTKILMERRKPLNVEHLNHDKLAEKAQDLWRQAHQLYAEKFELTERLKRQRYDIYVLRNRVTDHQRGSKVSKTARTAKGKSGSWK, from the coding sequence gaggaggaggccgaggaagaggagcaggaggaggaagaagtcGAACACGCACCGGAGATGAGCCAGGAGGaagaagagacagagggattacagggagaggaggaggaggaggaggaggaggaggaaggggagggcgAGAAGGAGGAaaaggaggtggtggaggaccCCAAACCCAAGCCCAAGCTGTACATGCCCAACATCACCCCGCCGAAGCTCCCGGACGGCGAGAAGGTCGACTTTGACGACCTCCACCGCAAGCGCCTGGAGAAGGACTTCAACGACCTGCAGAGCCTGATCGAGCTGCACTTCACCAACCggcagaaggaggaggaggagctggtggAGCTGCGCGCCCGCATCGAGCGTCGCCGTGCCGACCGCGCGGAGCAGCAGCGCGAGCGCGCCGAGCGCGACCGCGAGCGCCAGAACCGCCTGGCCGAGGAGAAGCTCCGGCGCGAGGAGGAGGCGGCCCGGCTGCGCTCCGAGGACGAGGCGCGCAAAAAGGCCGTCTACAACAACAAGTCGTTCGGCGGCTACCTGCAGAAAGTGGAGAAGAAGACGGGTAAGAAGTTGACGGAGCGCGAGAAGAAGACCAAGATCCTGATGGAGCGCCGGAAGCCGCTCAACGTGGAGCACCTCAACCACGACAAGCTGGCCGAGAAGGCGCAGGACCTGTGGCGGCAGGCGCACCAGCTCTACGCCGAGAAGTTCGAGCTGACCGAGCGGCTCAAGAGGCAGCGCTACGACATCTACGTGCTGCGCAACCGCGTCACTGACCATCAGCGCGGCTCCAAGGTCTCCAAGACGGCGCGGACCGCCAAGGGCAAGTCGGGCTCGTGGAAGTGA
- the tnnt2c gene encoding troponin T2c, cardiac isoform X27, whose product MSDTEEVEEEQEEEEDPKPKPKLYMPNITPPKLPDGEKVDFDDLHRKRLEKDFNDLQSLIELHFTNRQKEEEELVELRARIERRRADRAEQQRERAERDRERQNRLAEEKLRREEEAARLRSEDEARKKAVYNNKSFGGYLQKVEKKTGKKLTEREKKTKILMERRKPLNVEHLNHDKLAEKAQDLWRQAHQLYAEKFELTERLKRQRYDIYVLRNRVTDHQRGSKVSKTARTAKGKSGSWK is encoded by the exons gaagaggagcaggaggaggaagaa gaccCCAAACCCAAGCCCAAGCTGTACATGCCCAACATCACCCCGCCGAAGCTCCCGGACGGCGAGAAGGTCGACTTTGACGACCTCCACCGCAAGCGCCTGGAGAAGGACTTCAACGACCTGCAGAGCCTGATCGAGCTGCACTTCACCAACCggcagaaggaggaggaggagctggtggAGCTGCGCGCCCGCATCGAGCGTCGCCGTGCCGACCGCGCGGAGCAGCAGCGCGAGCGCGCCGAGCGCGACCGCGAGCGCCAGAACCGCCTGGCCGAGGAGAAGCTCCGGCGCGAGGAGGAGGCGGCCCGGCTGCGCTCCGAGGACGAGGCGCGCAAAAAGGCCGTCTACAACAACAAGTCGTTCGGCGGCTACCTGCAGAAAGTGGAGAAGAAGACGGGTAAGAAGTTGACGGAGCGCGAGAAGAAGACCAAGATCCTGATGGAGCGCCGGAAGCCGCTCAACGTGGAGCACCTCAACCACGACAAGCTGGCCGAGAAGGCGCAGGACCTGTGGCGGCAGGCGCACCAGCTCTACGCCGAGAAGTTCGAGCTGACCGAGCGGCTCAAGAGGCAGCGCTACGACATCTACGTGCTGCGCAACCGCGTCACTGACCATCAGCGCGGCTCCAAGGTCTCCAAGACGGCGCGGACCGCCAAGGGCAAGTCGGGCTCGTGGAAGTGA